ATCGGAGATTAATATGTTATATATCGCTGTTGCATTGCTAATCGGCTTAGGTGCTTTAGGTACTGCGATTGGTTTTGGTCTATTAGGTGGTAAATTCCTAGAGTCAGCGGCTCGTCAACCTGAGCTTGCACCTCAACTTCAAGTTAAAATGTTCATCGTAGCGGGTCTTATCGATGCGATCGCAATGATCGGTGTTGGTATCGGTCTATATCTACTATTCGCTGTTGGTGCATAAGAGTAACTCAACGAACCCTGCGAATTTAATAGATATTAGGAGCTAACGAATATGAATATTAATGCCACCCTTATCGGTGAATCTATTGCATTTATCGTATTTGTAATCTTCTGCATGAAGTTTGTGTGGCCGCCAATTATGGCT
This Thalassotalea euphylliae DNA region includes the following protein-coding sequences:
- the atpE gene encoding F0F1 ATP synthase subunit C, with the protein product MLYIAVALLIGLGALGTAIGFGLLGGKFLESAARQPELAPQLQVKMFIVAGLIDAIAMIGVGIGLYLLFAVGA